A stretch of Elephas maximus indicus isolate mEleMax1 chromosome 20, mEleMax1 primary haplotype, whole genome shotgun sequence DNA encodes these proteins:
- the WNT5A gene encoding protein Wnt-5a isoform X3: MAGSAMSSKFFLMALAILFSVAQVVIEANSWWSLGMNNPVQMSEVYIIGAQPLCSQLAGLSQGQKKLCHLYQDHMQYIGEGAKTGIKECQYQFRHRRWNCSTVDNTSVFGRVMQIGSRETAFTYAVSAAGVVNAMSRACREGELSTCGCSRAARPKDLPRDWLWGGCGDNIDYGYRFAKEFVDARERERIHAKGSYESARILMNLHNNEAGRRTVYNLADVACKCHGVSGSCSLKTCWLQLADFRKVGDALKEKYDSAAAMRLNSRGKLVQVNSRFNSPTTQDLVYIDPSPDYCVRNESTGSLGTQGRLCNKTSEGMDGCELMCCGRGYDQFKTVQTERCHCKFHWCCYVKCKKCTEIVDQFVCK, from the exons ATGGCTGGCAGTGCAATGTCTTCCAAGTTCTTTCTAATGGCTTTGGCCATATTGTTCTCCGTCGCCCAGGTTGTAATAGAAGCCAATTCTTGGTG GTCGCTAGGTATGAATAACCCTGTTCAGATGTCAGAAGTATATATCATAGGAGCGCAGCCTCTCTGCAGCCAGCTGGCAGGACTTTCTCAAGGACAGAAGAAACTGTGCCACTTGTATCAGGACCACATGCAGTACATTGGAGAAGGCGCGAAGACAGGCATCAAAGAATGCCAGTATCAATTCCGGCATCGAAGGTGGAACTGCAGCACCGTGGATAACACCTCCGTTTTTGGCAGGGTTATGCAGATAG GCAGCCGGGAGACGGCCTTCACGTACGCGGTGAGCGCCGCGGGGGTGGTGAACGCCATGAGCCGGGCGTGCCGCGAGGGCGAGCTGTCCACCTGCGGCTGCAGCCGCGCCGCGCGCCCCAAGGACCTGCCGCGGGACTGGCTATGGGGCGGCTGCGGCGACAACATTGACTACGGCTACCGCTTCGCCAAGGAGTTTGTGGACGCACGAGAGCGGGAGCGCATCCACGCCAAGGGCTCCTACGAGAGTGCCCGCATCCTTATGAATCTGCACAACAATGAAGCGGGCCGCAGG ACGGTGTACAACCTGGCCGACGTGGCCTGCAAGTGCCACGGGGTGTCCGGCTCCTGCAGCCTCAAGACGTGCTGGCTGCAGCTGGCAGACTTCCGCAAGGTGGGTGATGCCCTGAAGGAGAAGTACGACAGCGCTGCGGCTATGCGGCTCAACAGCCGGGGCAAGTTGGTGCAGGTCAACAGCCGCTTCAACTCGCCCACCACGCAGGACCTGGTTTACATCGACCCCAGCCCCGACTACTGCGTGCGCAATGAGAGCACTGGCTCGCTGGGCACCCAGGGCCGCCTGTGCAACAAGACGTCCGAGGGCATGGATGGCTGTGAGCTCATGTGCTGTGGCCGCGGGTATGACCAGTTCAAGACGGTGCAGACAGAGCGCTGCCACTGCAAGTTCCACTGGTGCTGCTACGTCAAGTGCAAGAAGTGTACGGAGATTGTGGACCAGTTCGTGTGCAAATAG
- the WNT5A gene encoding protein Wnt-5a isoform X2, with translation MKKSIAILSPGVALGMAGSAMSSKFFLMALAILFSVAQVVIEANSWWSLGMNNPVQMSEVYIIGAQPLCSQLAGLSQGQKKLCHLYQDHMQYIGEGAKTGIKECQYQFRHRRWNCSTVDNTSVFGRVMQIGSRETAFTYAVSAAGVVNAMSRACREGELSTCGCSRAARPKDLPRDWLWGGCGDNIDYGYRFAKEFVDARERERIHAKGSYESARILMNLHNNEAGRRTVYNLADVACKCHGVSGSCSLKTCWLQLADFRKVGDALKEKYDSAAAMRLNSRGKLVQVNSRFNSPTTQDLVYIDPSPDYCVRNESTGSLGTQGRLCNKTSEGMDGCELMCCGRGYDQFKTVQTERCHCKFHWCCYVKCKKCTEIVDQFVCK, from the exons ATGAAG AAGTCGATTGCAATATTAAGCCCAGGAGTTGCTTTGGGAATGGCTGGCAGTGCAATGTCTTCCAAGTTCTTTCTAATGGCTTTGGCCATATTGTTCTCCGTCGCCCAGGTTGTAATAGAAGCCAATTCTTGGTG GTCGCTAGGTATGAATAACCCTGTTCAGATGTCAGAAGTATATATCATAGGAGCGCAGCCTCTCTGCAGCCAGCTGGCAGGACTTTCTCAAGGACAGAAGAAACTGTGCCACTTGTATCAGGACCACATGCAGTACATTGGAGAAGGCGCGAAGACAGGCATCAAAGAATGCCAGTATCAATTCCGGCATCGAAGGTGGAACTGCAGCACCGTGGATAACACCTCCGTTTTTGGCAGGGTTATGCAGATAG GCAGCCGGGAGACGGCCTTCACGTACGCGGTGAGCGCCGCGGGGGTGGTGAACGCCATGAGCCGGGCGTGCCGCGAGGGCGAGCTGTCCACCTGCGGCTGCAGCCGCGCCGCGCGCCCCAAGGACCTGCCGCGGGACTGGCTATGGGGCGGCTGCGGCGACAACATTGACTACGGCTACCGCTTCGCCAAGGAGTTTGTGGACGCACGAGAGCGGGAGCGCATCCACGCCAAGGGCTCCTACGAGAGTGCCCGCATCCTTATGAATCTGCACAACAATGAAGCGGGCCGCAGG ACGGTGTACAACCTGGCCGACGTGGCCTGCAAGTGCCACGGGGTGTCCGGCTCCTGCAGCCTCAAGACGTGCTGGCTGCAGCTGGCAGACTTCCGCAAGGTGGGTGATGCCCTGAAGGAGAAGTACGACAGCGCTGCGGCTATGCGGCTCAACAGCCGGGGCAAGTTGGTGCAGGTCAACAGCCGCTTCAACTCGCCCACCACGCAGGACCTGGTTTACATCGACCCCAGCCCCGACTACTGCGTGCGCAATGAGAGCACTGGCTCGCTGGGCACCCAGGGCCGCCTGTGCAACAAGACGTCCGAGGGCATGGATGGCTGTGAGCTCATGTGCTGTGGCCGCGGGTATGACCAGTTCAAGACGGTGCAGACAGAGCGCTGCCACTGCAAGTTCCACTGGTGCTGCTACGTCAAGTGCAAGAAGTGTACGGAGATTGTGGACCAGTTCGTGTGCAAATAG
- the WNT5A gene encoding protein Wnt-5a isoform X1, producing MAPLPLGTGSGNRWTLLGGIGPGKSIAILSPGVALGMAGSAMSSKFFLMALAILFSVAQVVIEANSWWSLGMNNPVQMSEVYIIGAQPLCSQLAGLSQGQKKLCHLYQDHMQYIGEGAKTGIKECQYQFRHRRWNCSTVDNTSVFGRVMQIGSRETAFTYAVSAAGVVNAMSRACREGELSTCGCSRAARPKDLPRDWLWGGCGDNIDYGYRFAKEFVDARERERIHAKGSYESARILMNLHNNEAGRRTVYNLADVACKCHGVSGSCSLKTCWLQLADFRKVGDALKEKYDSAAAMRLNSRGKLVQVNSRFNSPTTQDLVYIDPSPDYCVRNESTGSLGTQGRLCNKTSEGMDGCELMCCGRGYDQFKTVQTERCHCKFHWCCYVKCKKCTEIVDQFVCK from the exons ATGGCCCCTCTCCCACTTGGCACTGGCTCTGGGAACCGGTGGACTCTCCTTGGGGGCATCGGGCCGGGA AAGTCGATTGCAATATTAAGCCCAGGAGTTGCTTTGGGAATGGCTGGCAGTGCAATGTCTTCCAAGTTCTTTCTAATGGCTTTGGCCATATTGTTCTCCGTCGCCCAGGTTGTAATAGAAGCCAATTCTTGGTG GTCGCTAGGTATGAATAACCCTGTTCAGATGTCAGAAGTATATATCATAGGAGCGCAGCCTCTCTGCAGCCAGCTGGCAGGACTTTCTCAAGGACAGAAGAAACTGTGCCACTTGTATCAGGACCACATGCAGTACATTGGAGAAGGCGCGAAGACAGGCATCAAAGAATGCCAGTATCAATTCCGGCATCGAAGGTGGAACTGCAGCACCGTGGATAACACCTCCGTTTTTGGCAGGGTTATGCAGATAG GCAGCCGGGAGACGGCCTTCACGTACGCGGTGAGCGCCGCGGGGGTGGTGAACGCCATGAGCCGGGCGTGCCGCGAGGGCGAGCTGTCCACCTGCGGCTGCAGCCGCGCCGCGCGCCCCAAGGACCTGCCGCGGGACTGGCTATGGGGCGGCTGCGGCGACAACATTGACTACGGCTACCGCTTCGCCAAGGAGTTTGTGGACGCACGAGAGCGGGAGCGCATCCACGCCAAGGGCTCCTACGAGAGTGCCCGCATCCTTATGAATCTGCACAACAATGAAGCGGGCCGCAGG ACGGTGTACAACCTGGCCGACGTGGCCTGCAAGTGCCACGGGGTGTCCGGCTCCTGCAGCCTCAAGACGTGCTGGCTGCAGCTGGCAGACTTCCGCAAGGTGGGTGATGCCCTGAAGGAGAAGTACGACAGCGCTGCGGCTATGCGGCTCAACAGCCGGGGCAAGTTGGTGCAGGTCAACAGCCGCTTCAACTCGCCCACCACGCAGGACCTGGTTTACATCGACCCCAGCCCCGACTACTGCGTGCGCAATGAGAGCACTGGCTCGCTGGGCACCCAGGGCCGCCTGTGCAACAAGACGTCCGAGGGCATGGATGGCTGTGAGCTCATGTGCTGTGGCCGCGGGTATGACCAGTTCAAGACGGTGCAGACAGAGCGCTGCCACTGCAAGTTCCACTGGTGCTGCTACGTCAAGTGCAAGAAGTGTACGGAGATTGTGGACCAGTTCGTGTGCAAATAG